In Lycium ferocissimum isolate CSIRO_LF1 chromosome 7, AGI_CSIRO_Lferr_CH_V1, whole genome shotgun sequence, the sequence TCCATTGAAGGACAAAGTGTATTCCCAAAGGCAAGCAACAAGTTGGGCGATTGGTGCGTCGGTTGTTAAGCCAAAAATAGCAAATCACAAGAGGAAATATACACTGGTGATATAGTAGACGACGTAAAAAATGAGTATGGCGTTGATGTTTCTTATATGACGGCTGGAGGGCTAGAGAAAAGGCAATGAATGAATTAAGAGGGgaaccaacgagaatcatacAAGAAGTTACCGGATATGTCTACATATTGGATAAAACATACCCTGGATCACATGTGATAATgcacaaatcacaacaaaacgaGTTCTTGTATTTGTTTATAGCACTTAAAGCGTTCATAAAAGGCTTCGAGTGTTGTAGACCAATAGTTGTAGTAGATGGTTCCCACCTTAAAACTACATATAACGGTACTTTTGTATCAGCCAGCACGTTGGATGGTGCAGGTAGATGCCAAAAAGtttaaatacatttttttatgcttttggtatatttcgttgtatttcattctatttctaatgtatttcaaatatgctttatgttatatttcactttaataatacacaaaaacatGTATGTGCAGGTAATATTCTACCATTGGCATATGGTGTGATAGATTCGAGAGAATGATAAGTCTTGGACCTGGTTCTTTGAGCAGTTCAAACAAGCTTATGGGAATAGGGATAACATGTGTGTTGTATCAGATAGACATGAGAGCATCATTAAAGCGGTGAGTAGAGTGTATCCAACTGTGCCACATTTGGCGTGCATATGGCATTTATGGAAAAATGTGACCACGAAATACAAGTCGAATGGTGAAGTATTGAGTCCTGTATTCTATGCACTTGCAAAAGCATACACACAGTCTGAGTTTGATAAGCTGATGGAGAAGATTGAGAAGGTTGATTTTCGGGTAAAAGAGTACTTGGAGGATGCTGGAAGGGAAAAGTGGGCACGACTGTATTCAAGCGTTAACGAGGGATGGACAATGACGTCAAATATAGCCGAATGTATTAATGGAAAATTGGTAGCGACAAAGAGAGTTGCCTATTTTCGATTTTCttgaagaagtgaggaagatGTTTGGGAGATGGAATTGCACTAATAGGAGGAACGGTACATACACATTCACAACACTTGGGAAAGCATTCCAGGCTTATTATCAATAAACGAATGTAAATCTCTACGTATGACGGTATGTTACTGTTTATTTTGTTGAAGTCTGCCTACATATATTTCAGCATATTATAGAAGGTACTTAAGTAATTCTGTTTGGATTGTATATTTCCATGTATTTCATATCAAGTAATTCTGTTTGGATTGTATATTTCGATGTATTTCATATTACTTATCCCTGTTAATATTCAATGTATTCTGGTCTAACACATTTCGTCTTGAGTAGGTTGAACCATCAACTTTGAATATGTGTATACCGTAAATGATGAGGCAAGGCGATTCATAATTGATCTTAAGAAGAAAACATGCAGTTGTCGGATGTTCCAAATGGACGAGATACCATGTCCACATGCATGGGCTGTATTGAAGAGTAAAAGTCTTATGCCTGATGAATATTGTTCAGACCTATTCAAACCAAAGACAGTGATTAAGACGTATGATGTGCCCGTGGATCCTGCGCACGACGAGTGAGTGGAATATTCCCAAACACATAAGCGATGAAGTTGTTTTGCCACCAAGATATAAGAGACCTCCAGGAAGGCCAAAGAAAAAGCGAGATAAACCATTAATGGAGACGATGATTGGTAAACGTAGGAATACTTGTAGTACTTGTGGACGTCTTGGTCACAATAGACGTTCTTGTTCGAATGAGCCACGTAAGAAGTAGATGTTTAGAttgtaattgttttttttttttaaaaaataccttatccccaaaaatattaaataaagaaatttttggTTCATCGTTGTATTCtgtaatttttgtccttcattttcataaataatataatattgcATACAATTCGGTGTTAACGGACATTGaaatggaaaataagtgaaatgTTGAAGAAATATTAAGTTGCATTAGAATCCGCAATAACCGAAGCGAAATTTGGAATACAACCCTGATATTttgtatttcactatatttcGGTGTATTCCCTTTTGCATTTtcactatatattttttttaaaatttcactaTACTTCTGTGTATATCTCTGTATTTCAGTGTTCAAAATGTAAGGGTATTCCAGTTCACCTGGAATAATTTGTCGAATTGAAGAGTGGGTATATAACATTGGAATATATTGAAAATGCACTAGAGGCTGTTTTCATTAAAcgataaataaaaatatgggagacttaaacaaaaaaaaaagttaagtcaTTGATGAAAAAACATTGCCATTTGTCAATTCTTTACAAAACAACgagaacaaaatataaaaaaatggtCGGCAAAACGATCTTGTGAAAAACGATTCAACATTACAACCTAGTGGACTAATTAGCAACTCTTGCGTCGACCGCGTTGTAATCTATGGCGAGCCTAAGCGGTCTTTGCGGCGGTTCATTGTCACTGAAGGCATTCAAATAAGCCTTTTGCAATCCGTATTCCCATAGTAATGCCCCGTATCTATTACGTAGTGTTTAACGCATCAATTTCAGATGGAACGCCTCATCCAGAACAAACGTATTCAGCAAAATGCggcaacatacacaccacaatccctgaaaaaataaaaaataaaaatgattattggttgagaatttggaaaaaaagaaatgaaactCTGATGTAGAAAGACATACATGCTGCCAGAGGCTTGTTCATTGTTGTATTCtgtaatttttgtccttcattttcataataatAATGCATACAATTCAGTGTTAACGAacattaaaatgaaaaatatatgaaatgtttaagaaatattaagttGCATTAAGAATGGAATAAACAGAAGCAGGTGCTGGAATACAACCCTGTTttgtatttcactatatttcGGTATATTTCTGTGTATTTCAGTGTTCAAAGTGTAAGAGTATTCCAGTTCACCTGGAATAATTTGTCGAATTGAAGAGTGGTTATATAACATTGGAATATATTGAAAATACACCAGAGGCTGTTTTCATTAAACGATAAATAATATGGGTGCCTTAAACAAAAAATAGTAGTGAAAGAAATTAGTTAAGTCATTGATGAAAAAACACGCCATTTGTCAATTCTTTacaaaacaacacaacaaaatcTACATTAAATCGATTTTGTCGGCAAAATTGTCGACAAAACGATCTTTGTGAAAATCGATTCAACATTAAAACCTAGTGGACTAATTAACAACTACTTTGTGTCGACCGCGTTGTAATCTATGGCGAGCCTAAGCGGTCTTGGCGGCGGTTCATTGTCACTGAACGCATTCAAATCAGCCTTTTGCCATCCGTATTCCCATAGTAATGCCCCGTATCTATTACGTAGTGTTTCTGCATCAATTTCAGATGGAATGCCTCGTCCAGAACAAAAGTATTCAGCAAATGCggcaacatacacaccacaatccctgaaaaaaataaaaaataaaaatgattattggttgagaatttaaaaaaaaaaatggaactcTGATGTTGAAAGACATACATGCTGCCAGAGTCTTGTTGTGGCACATCGTTCACATACATGACTTGAAAGTCATCAGTCTGTTGTTTGCCCTTGTATGATGGGTGGTTAATCCAATCGATGccttttttttcctcataaaatccaGACAAATGTAGATGATGTGGCAATAGGGTAGCTATCTTGTGTATTTCTCTTCTAACAACAACATCATGACCAGAAGCTCGGTATGAGTTGTAGATGTACAGACGCCTGCACGTAAAAGAAAATTACATCAGCTCGGTTAACAGGTTGGTAAATTAAATTTCATACGGACCTTGTAGGATAGAAATACGAGGAACATACAGGGAGATATGCagatttaatgaatttttttttttttttaaaaagtaggAATACCTGTCAGTGAATGGCACTATAATCAAGATCCAGTGATTTTCCTCTTTGATGTTGACAGGGATGAGAACACAATCAAGCGTATGCCATGGCACATTAGCCGGATCATCCTATGCCCGTTAATGTACTCACATATTTCGTTCTCCGAACCGGCAACACTACTTGGTCCCCTCCGGATTAGCATATGCACGatgaatttcatcaattttggAGAAGAACATACGATCAGCATTGTGAATTTGAATCTGTTACCCTTTTCGTACTTGCCTTTCTTCCGCAAGTAGTAAAAGATAACATCAATATCtttgtaaaaaaaatgaaattagtcTAATGGATCTtggtaaaaaaaatgaaataagcaCGCAAAAAATATGCGATCAAGATGcgaaatatagagaaatataCGAAAGAATATCGAGAAATATaggaaatatagagaaatataGAGAGATATGGTAAAAGAGGAAATGGGAAATATAGCACCTCATCATTCCAAGACGGCCATTCATCGATAAAAGATAGAACCAGTTTTTGTCATCGACATGTAACACACCAAAATTGAAGCCAAACTTGATGTCATCAGGATCCAAAGCTTGCTTATTCTTTTTGTAACGGCTTTCCTTACCCTTTCTAAATAACAACAATCAGTTATTTTCATTTTGAACAATTTACTTTGATGAAAGaatgaatatataaattaaaaaggttAATATGTTCAAACATACTTTTTATCATGCCTTAGAAGTAGATCCTGTTCAAGCCAATTCCGGTATTGTTGAATAAGCGAAGTATTTCGCGGGCCATTAATTGGATCTTGACAAATGGATGCTTCTTTTCAAATATGGAAGGTGTGGGGTTTTGAATAGAAGCTTCTGCAGAGCCGTAATTGGTCATGTAAGGTGAACTGAAGTATTTACTAGGTTTGACTATCCTAGTTGGAATAACATCTGGTTGAGCAATTACAACTTCCGCATTAATCACTGGCTCTTGTATTCCTTTATCAGCAGACATTACTGGCATAACAAATCCTTTGTGACCCGTTTGATGAAACACAGATAATCCTGACGAACCTATTTGGCTTGGTAACATTTCGTCAGGGATCAACCATTGTGACTTAGTAATGTTCTCATCGAACACAGTGTGGAGTCTCTAAAATTGAATGATCGGTGATGTccccgggttgtattcccgcaCACATTACGGTACACGAATTTCTAGAGGCAACTCAATGAGCATCTTTGCGACcattccctaaaaaaaaaaaaaaattaataaatgttaAGTATAGCAGTATCTTGAAAAGATCTATAAGATTGAATGTAAAATTTACCTCTGTTGAGTTGAAAGTTCCTTCGTTCGTCCGATTAATCTCTTCAAATGAAGCTTTACGTGTATCTGCTCTTAAATTTTCGGCGGTCACTACAATTTCCGGAACTTCCTCATGTAACTTTGGTCCAACACCCTTTTgaataagaaaaaatcaaaatgtaaaacataatcataacataaatatataaggtTTGAGAAATACTAAATACACAGTAATAGCGTCAGGATTAGATTGATTCTGTGGGGGTGGAAATAcatagaaatacaaaaaaaaaaaaaaaaaaaaaaaaaattcgtaaaATAGACAATTGTATCAGTGAAATACAAACGTAACGCCATAAAATACGAAAGTTTGTAAAATAGAAAATACCGAGGAAAACATAACTTCAAAATTTAAGACTGGAACATGGCAACCATATACTTTTTTTTGCATACAATGCACAACAACATAAATTTAAAAGATGGATTTCACGTCACAAACTCATTTTACCTTAATTGACTCATCATCATGTTTGGGAGGGGATGTTTGAATGGTAGAATCATGACGTAAGTTTTCTTCAGGCGTTAACTGTATCCCAGCATCAGTTTGATGCTCCGGCGCCTCACTATCGGCAGCCTTcacataaaaaaatgaattaatataaATTGTATTTCGCAATAAGAGTCTAAAACTGTTAGTTCAATTGCTATTTCACACATTTACCTTGTCCGCAGAATTGTTCACCTTGATTGCTTCAAATAGCTTCTTGAAGTTGTCATCCATGAAAGTTCGGAGCTTTGACAACTCACTTGTGAACTCACCAATGACCtaatatttaaacaaaaatagtatttcaatttgtttagaaACGATAAAGTAAAtacaccaaatttttttttcgtttcgTTACTAAAATCACTTACCGATTCCTTGAAAACTTGAAAATCGTTCCTTAGCAATTGTATTTCCTCTTTCATGGATATAGTAGGGACATCACGTAGGATTTGTGGTGTTTTGGGGTCTATTCATTTGTTCATTCAACTTTGGTGAAACGGACTTCGTAAAATAGGCTTTTGAGCAACCTTTTGATCCTTGTGACTCTTCTTCACGGTTGTACGTGGTTCGGTGTGGATTTGTTGTTTCTTAGATGTGGAAGCTGTTGTAGGAAGTTGTCTGCGTCTCTTTGAAGGTGGAGAATCTGTCTGATTcgtccgttgttgttgtttgcCCTTAGAAAGGTGGGGGGGAGTAGTACTGAAATCATCAAAGTCATCCAGTGGCATATCTGTGACTTGGGTACCTTCATTGGCATCAACTAAGACATTTTTGTCTCTTTTGTGTCGCGACGGACAACAACATCGGGCAATTGGAGGCTCTCCAACTCACTTTGCTAGTGGGGATTGTATTTGCAAATGTACGGCTgcgaagaagaaagaaataaaatgttATGACGGTAAGAGAACGATGGAgtgaaatatagtgaaatataatgaaatttaaaaagtatgGTGAAAATGCAAAAGGAAATACACCGAAATATAGGGAAATACAAAgaatcaggaaaaaaaaaaccagcagaaaagcaataatatgacaGTAGAGCAGTGGAGTACAAACTAAAATCAGTAAGGCATAATTGCAAAATAAAAAGCtatgaaaaaacttaaaaataagtTAGAGTGTCGAATATTACCGACTGTTTGCCGTCTCTAAAAATGCCTTCcatcaaaatattatattttggcTGACTGTCGATGGACCTCCAATTCAACATTCTTGGAATGGAATTTCCGGATTTAATAGCGAGATACGATGGAACTCTTGAACAACACTCATAAAGCCAAACTTGCATAGCCAGTGGCATCCCATGGATCCTATAATACTGTGTTGTGGCAGAATACTTCTTGCTGATGCTTCTAATCAACTCGGTAAAAGCTTCTTTGCCCCATGGATAATCTACATACCTTCCATCCTCAACCACTTCAAAATGAACCCTTGGTATATTCGTTTTCTTAGGCTCCCGCAAAAGATGtatgtatttataaaaaataaaattgcaaaCTTAACAGCGTCCTCATCATTATCTCCCCAACACTTATTCTTAAAGCAATCAATGAACTCCAATCTTTTTACTTTACTCCTAGTTCCACCAAAATATGCATCCATAATCCTATTCGATTCTTCCTCATCGTATGTAAATTCACCTTCATCGGCTACACAATTTAGCCCGCTCATAAGGGCAAATTCTCTCATGGTAAATCTCAATACGGTACCATTTATATCAATTGTAAAACAATCAGAAGTGCTCTCCTTGAGCTCTCTTACCATGAAGCACCTAAAAATCTGTGCTTGAACCTCCAAGTGCTGCATTCCGAGGAATTTTCCAAATATTGTCTTGGAAAAGATCTCTAACTGTGGAACAGTTAGCTTACTCTTGATATCTTTGAACACCTCGATATTAGTGTACCGCTGCATCGATGGAGCCCCTTCAGGATGACTCCTAACATAGAATTTAGTTTCCTAAAATAAAAATGCAACACTAAGTTAAGGCTGAAACAATTGTataatacatacacacacaagaAATGTACTGAATTGCATATCCAAGaaaaatatacacacacaaaaaaaaaaaaaattgcataacACAACTAACACAGCTTTTAAAATCAATAAGTACATAATAGTAAACATATGTACTTGTGAAATAACAtagaaatataatgaaatacaGTTAACCACGAAAAACAACTTCCATGTTGTATACGTTATGTTGTATACGATATAAACTACGGTTGATGCACATATagattttattatatatacgaAATACAACCGAATTGCATATCCAATTATGTCGAAATATACgaaatatagtgaaatacaaaacaacaaaacgAAAAATTTCATCAATACCTGTTCATCCTCTTCCGGATCTACATCTTTAACAACATTTTTACCCTTAACGTACGAAGAAGGCTTGGTTACTTTTCTCTTATTTTGTTGAGCAACTTTAGAACCTTTTTTTACTGTTACATCATCTTTTTGCTTGCTCTGTTTTGGAACTTCAGTTGGAGGAAGTTGACGCATCCTTGATGGGTCATGAATCTTCTTGCTTCTTCTCTCAGCAGCAATTTTAGCAGATTCTCCTGCAATTGgaagttgttgttgtgaaaaTCCCAAAGAGAAACTAGGACCATCATAAGCATGAGGACTACCTCGAGTATTCCTACTTGGAGTATCTCTTTCCGCCATTAAAATGGAGAATTAGATCTTGTTTTAAATAGTCTAACAATGGCTGAAAcagaaaaaaaaggaatgaaaaagaaacaaagaaaacgatgaaatataagaataaatatagagaaatacaacaaataaagtaaaaaaattctaataaattaTCAAAATTCGTTACCTACCTTTGTGTGGGTAACGATTAAGAAGATGGAATcgtgataataatgatgatagatAATGGGCGTATAATACGGTTGAAGATATTGAAGATGGGAGagaaattaatttgaaaagaGAAGAGATTGGGAGTTATTGGGGAACATGGACCGTAAGTTTAGGGAAATACAGAGACGCTTGTAGAGCAGTTACAACTGgtaattttgaaattaatttaagctattaaaaataaataaaataaaaggtagctattattaataaataagtcttagaggtagTTATGTGCAGTAAATTTTCCTAAAAGGAAACTaagaaacttcatttttttgcgcggagtgcccttcttttggggtggtctttaaattttgcccctcatatttgaaatgtttaaattttgcccttcggctaacacccataggtcccaggttcgaacccacgcgcagtcgaaattttaaaaaaaattcgcaaggcagtttaaatttcgctatgccgccaacagcatacacttgttaaggaattacacattttatgccggacccggcatactcatgccttatgggcagacttggcataagtatgccgggtccggcataactttgataattccttcacaaagttatgccggtgggggcatacttttaatgggcaaacttttatgccggacccggcataactttgtgaaggaattatcaaagttatgccggacccggcatacttatgccaagtctgcccataaggcataagtatgccgggtccggcataactttggtaattccttcacaaagttatgccggttggggcatacttttaatgggcaaacttttatgccggatccggcataaacttttgaatgaattatcaaagttatgccagacccggcatacttatgccttatctgcccataaggcataagtatgccgggtccggcataactttggtaattccttcacaagtgtatgccgttgggggcatagcgaaatttaaacttgccttgcgaattttttttaaaattttgactgcgcgtgggttcgaacctggaacctatgggtttatgcgaagggcaaaatttaaagatttcaaatatgaggggcaaaatttaaagaccaccccaaacgaagggcaattcgcaaAACTTCAAATGTGAATAAGCCCATCGTCTTTTAACGATTTCTTTACAAAATAATTGCAAAAGCTTAGAGTCAAAAACGCACTTGGCAGTTGGCTCGGTTTTAGaattaaactaattaaaaaaaaaaaattgaaaaaagattAAAGTCTTTTGCTCTTGCACTTTAGGTTCAAGAATCATCAATGAGATCTTTTTGAGTGATTTGCACAAGGGCCAAGTGCACATACAAATTGTTGAAAGTTGTTCAAGGTAAACGTTTGTTGTGCAATAACTAAGAAGATGAAGGAGCAAACAGAGAAGATTAGCATGGCTTCTGCGCAAGGGTGACATTCATAAATTGAgaaattatccaaaaaaaaaaaaaaaaaaaacttaaaaaaagcAGTCAAGATTTTTGTCTAAAGTTTGTCAGCACTAATTAGAAAATTAAACAACATTCTTAATTAATATGTAGCTAATTAGTGTAGGTACTTCAAGAGTCTATGAgtttttatctaattttagACCTATTTTAGTTTCATGTAGTACTAATATATTGTAGATGACGATCACATATCTGTCTCCTTGATATCATGCTcttatttctaattcaatttctcATTTATTATGACACATTTAGAGTGTCGACACATTTTGGACATTGAAATATGAAAGCGAAGTGTCAAACTTCATAAACTTTGCAGGAGTTTTGTACTTTTCTAAGCCTTCAGCTATCACCAGCTTATTCTATGCAaatatatattactccataagatgtggttatatatatataatctgtGGAATTCATCAAATCTTATCCACAGATACATTAGAAGATATGGCTCcaatatttttttgttctttctttttaatattaagAATCACAGTTCTTTTTTATGTGTGGTCCGAAGACTTAGAACTCTGGCGTTGCCTATAATATGTAATCAGGGGCGGAACTACGATTCTACTTATAGGTTCAGTAAATCTAATAATTTTggcttaaattttatatttgtatataaaagTTCACTAAATATGTCTACATAATTTATCCAAACACAGTAAGCTGCCTTttctaaaattcaaaattcataaacacaaAATTCTAACTTTGATTCGGTATATACAAATTAGACCAAGGTTTCGAATTTGGAAAATGTATTACTCCAATTAATAGACAAGAGAAAGGGACCTCGCATAACAAGCACTATAAACACAAGAGTGGCATTTATTGATTGTTCGAGGATGTTATTATATAATATGCAAATTTTGTTTCATCCATCATATAGATAACCTAGGATATCTCCTTTTGTTTGGCTAATATGCTCATGTATTTATCCAGAGTGCcttttattaagaaaaatctCCAATGAAAAAATTACAATTAAAGAAAGCTAAATCTTACTCTACCAATCCTAGTGAAAGATTTGTGTTTTTTGTATAAAaagcaacaaaaacaacaacaacaaaaatagacCAAGGTTGCCGTCAAGCTTATAAACACACAAGCTTCATAGTGATGGTTTACACGATCGATTATTCCAAATTAACTAATTATTAAGAACTAACTGAGgaaatatctaaaaataaaaatattgaaacATATATCCATGAAAAATAGAGGTAAGCAATGACCTTTGGCTGTACTTTTTCAATTGTCAAAGTTGTACgacaaatatagaaaaaaagaGCGCAAAGAGGACCAAAAAAAAGGGAAGTAAAATGCGGTTAGTCAAATTGATATAAGCATGGAAGTCAACTCTCCATCCATGATACTTGTACTCCCTctattccaaaaaaattatcttaatttGACTTGACGtagagtttaaaaaataaaagaaagacttttgaaatgcgTGGTCCAAAATAACCTTTAGATATTTGTATGcatgtaaatcatctcataaaattaaattgtttcgaaatatagaaatgtgtcaatctttttATGACAAATTAATAAGAAagtaagacaatttttttgggacagagggagtatcatTTTACTTCTTTTATTTGGAACATGTTCCAAaatggcttaatgcatatgccgCCCCCTAAACTTgctccctttttatttttttccattttggcacctcaactaagtgttgttccaaTTGAACCTCTGAACTTGTCCTCATTGTGTCTATCAACacacaatccgacttacatagTATTCCATCTTTAATGTAGCAATATGCTAATATATagtctaatttaattatgttatcTTTTAATTAAGATTAACATGAATTGAGAGGAGGAAAAGAGTAGCTATTAATTAAGCTGGTAGTGGAAGAGTAGAATCAACACAtccatgacctaaagaatagcttaTCACgtgtctaaaatattactccaccttcattttcccaatttaatttatgcttctaataaaaatcaaatttaaggGGTTtaatagacacacttgaggacaagttcaggggttcaatagaAATAATACTCAGTTGAGGtaccaaaatagaaaaaagagtGAGTTTAGAaggccgcatatgcattaagccttccAAAATTATGAATTTCCTTGCAAGTTGTAACTTAAATAAAAGTATGACAACATATTAGTTATTACTGGTTCCTACCTGATAAGACTGGCAAGATGTAGCTTAACTTATCAAATCTACTGATGGATTGAGaacatattcatataaattaaattgaGAGTGCTACATCacctttttattttcataatcaGAATATAACATCCCCCTTATATTTTGTGCTGCATCACTTCTTcatgtttaatttaatttaactaAGAAGGTACAGGagatgtcctttttttttttttttgttaaatgaGCTGTACGTCCTATTTAAGTAGGGCCATATATGCTGGCTGGTATGTTAAATTAAAATACGGGACAATTAATTTATGGGCAAAGAGTCAAATTTGTCACTGAACTATACGAAGCAATACATATTTACCCTCAACTACTAGTTGGGTCAAATGTAGATATGTTGATTTTCTACCGCTCTTAAGTAATAGTTAATTTCCACCATTTATAATCATTTTACTGTTTGATTTGAATTTATCAGCAGAAGGCCGTATTGATCGATTTGTTAAGGAGGTTTTGACTCTTCGTCATTTACTatttaacatatttttttcaattattttattagttACATAACTCTCATCTTTTCTCTTTATGTTTTAGATACTTGGTTCTATAAACTAGAAACGTTTAATTAAATCacgattaaatttttttattttcatcgATCAATTACGACTGATCAAGAATGGGGGTAATACATAGTCAATCTAGTCAGGTAGAGCTTAATCCAAAATTTGGCAAGAAtggtttaatttaattaatggaaaagggtcaaaaatacccctctactttggaaaaagggctaaaaatatcctccgaacttattttgggtcaaaaatatccctcccatccttaaagttttcaaatatatgcCTCTTGAcg encodes:
- the LOC132062636 gene encoding uncharacterized protein LOC132062636: MDDNFKKLFEAIKVNNSADKAADSEAPEHQTDAGIQLTPEENLRHDSTIQTSPPKHDDESIKGVGPKLHEEVPEIVVTAENLRADTRKASFEEINRTNEGTFNSTEVNFTFNLIDLFKILLYLTFINFFFFLGNGRKDAH